GCATGGTGCCGTTGGAGGAGTCGCAGCCCTCCACGTTGATGATGCGGGTGCGCGGGTAGTCGCTGCGCAGGCACATGCCGGGGTGCGCGGACTGCGAGATCAGCCCGCCCCCGACGGTCCAGCGCTGGCGCGAGTCCGAGGGGTTGCAGCCCTCCACGTTGATGATGCGGGTGCGCGGATAGTCGCTGCTCAGACACATGACACCGGCGGTCGGGCCTGCGGCGGAGCGGGTGCCGTCGGCCGCGGCGGCGGACGACGGGAGGACGAGGGACGCCAGGGCGAGCAGCGCGGGTAAGAGAAGTCTGAGCGCGGTCTTGGTCATGGGAGAACCCTTCCCGGTCGGTGGACATCCGCCGGCCGGGACGCGTGCGCGGTCCCGGCCGGGGCGTCCGGATGATGGTGGCCCTGGAACAGTCCCCCTCATCGCGAGCCCCTATGCGTCGCACGCGTCACAGGGCACTCCGGCCCGGCGGTGACCCGCGCGACCGCCGGGCCGGTCCCGCCCGTCAGGCGTTCGACACCTCGGCCGGCACGGGTTCACTGCCGGCCGGCGGAGTCCCGCCGCGACGGCCGCCCGGCAGAATCCGGGCCAGCCAGGACGACTTGGCCGCCGCCAGCGGCCCGAGGACGGCGAGGATCAGGACGTATCCGGCGATGAACGGCGCCAGCCGCTCGTCCAGTGCCGCGCCCGCCGCCATCGTCGCGAGGATCAGGGCGAATTCGCCCCGGGCGACCAGCGTCGTCGCGATGTTCGCGGCGGGACCCGGCCCGAAGCGGTAGACCCGCGCGGCCACCAGCCCCGCGACCACGTTCATCGTCAGGGTCACCGTGACCGCCGCCAGCACCGGCCAGAGCACCGTGGGCAGATCGCCCGGGTTGATGGAGAGACCGAAGGCGAAGAAGAAGATGGCGCCGAACGCGTCCCGCAGCGGATGGACGAGCGTGCGGATGCGGTCGCCGGAGGTCGTACCGCCCAGCATCAGACCGACCATGAACGCGCCGATCGCGTCCGCGACACCGAACCACTCGGCGACCCCGGCCATGAACACCGCCGCGCCCAGGAAGGAGATGACGAGCAGCTCGTCGTCCTTCGTGCCGATGAGGCGCCCGACGGTCTTCGTGCCGAAACGCGCGGCGAGGGCCAGCAGCAGCAGGAAGCCGAACGCCTTCCCGCCGTCGGCCAGCGCCGCGGCGAGACTGTCGGCGCCGGAGAGGATCGGCTGGAGCGCGGCCAGATAGAGCGCCAGGAAGATGTCCTCGACCACGATGATCCCGAGCACCGGCCGGGTCTCGGGATTCCCGATCCGGCCCAGGTCCACCAGGATCTTGGTGACGATCGCGGACGAGGAGATGCCGAGCACCCCGGCGAGGACCAGCGCCTCGGAGGTGCCCCAGCCCAGCGCGAAGCCGAAGCCGAGCCCGGCGCCCACGTTCAGCGCGAGGTAGGCGCCGCCGGCGACGGCCATCTTCCGGCCGCCCGCCTTCAGATCGTCCAGATGGAATTCGAGACCGAGGTAGAAGAGCAGCAGGACGAGGCCCAGGGCCGACAGCATCTCCAGATCGTGCGGATCGGAGAGGAGCACGATGCCGGGGGTGTGCGGGCCGAGCAGGATGCCGGCCAGGATGAACAGGGGGATCGTCGGCAGCTCGATCCGGCTGCCGAGGCGGGCGAGGAAAGCGGCGGCGAGAAAGGCGCCGCCCATGGCGATGAGTGTGTCGGCGTGTCCGATGGGACCGGTCCTCCATCAAGTCAAGGGCGCGTCAAGAAACCGTCAGTAATTAGTTTACCAAACGGTTTACTCTGCAACTTCTGGCTTGCGCGGAGAGCCGTTCCCAGGCCTGTTCCGAGGGCCGTTCGGGGAGTCGTTCGCGGGACCGTCGGGGAGCATGGCGACGACACCCGCCGAGGGAAGGAAGCCCATGACCCGTCTCAGCCTGGCCGACGTCGAGTCGATCGCCCGCGAGGCGCACGAAGGCCGGACCGACAAGGCGGGCCGCCCGTACGCCGAACACCTCCGGGCGGTCGCCGACGGGGTGCGGGAGCGTGGCGGCTCGGACGAGCAGATCGCGGCGGCGTGGCTGCACGACTCCGTCGAGGACGGCGCGCTCTCCCGTGGCTGGCTGGACGCCGCCGAACTGCCGCCCACCGTCAAGGACATGGTGCTGGCGGTGACCAAGGTGCCGGGCGAGTCCACCGTCGCGTACACCCGCCGCATCCTGGCCACGCCGGGCGCGCTGCTCGTCAAGGAGGCGGACCTGGCCCACAACGCGGATCCGGGCCGCCTCGCCGTACTGGACGAGGCGACCCGGACCAGGCTCACCGGGAAATACGCGGAGGTACGGCGGCTACTCGGTCTTTCCCGCTGACCGCCGGGCCCCCGCGCGGGAGCCGGGCTCCCGGCGGAACGCCCACGCCATCTCCGGCTCCGTCGCGAAGCGGAGGACCCGGCGTACGGGCGGGGTGCACAGCAGCGTCATCGCGACGCCCGCGAGGAGGGTGAGGAAGACCTTGCCGGCCGGTTCGTCCAGCCAGGCGTTCGTGTCGAAGATCCCGCTGTAGACGGCGCCCTTGACCAGGAAGCCGTGCAGCAGATAGCCGCAGATCGTGCCCGCGCCCAGCACCGTGAACCACATCCTGCGGCGCGGCACCCACGCCAGGAACGCGGCCGTCAGCACCACCGAGCAGCCGAACAGCGCGAAGGTCATGACGACGCCGACCCACCACGGAGCGCCCTGGTCCTGCGCCGCGCTGTTGTGGTAGAACCACGCGTTCTGCATCCGGGCGGCGGCCCAGTACGCGAAGGCGAGCGCGCCCGCGAAGACCGGCAGGGCCAGCAGGCGGACCTCACGCCGGCGCACCAGCTGGAAGTGCTCGGGCTTGAGGAGCAGTCCGAGCACGAAGAGCGGCAGGAACTGGAGCATCCGCTGGAGGTTGAGGTCCTCGCCGATGTTCGGCGTGAAGGAGGCGAGCGCGGCGATGCCGAGGGCGACCGGCAGGGGATGGCGCAGCGACAGCCAGATCGGGGTGGTCAGCCGCCAGACGAACAACGCGGCGAGGAACCAGGTGAGATACCAGGGGTCGAGCAGACTGATCGGATGGGACGGGTCGTTGGTGGCCCGCTTGAACAGCGAGTACGCCACCTCGAAGACGATGTACGGGACGGCTATCCCGGTCAGCAGCCGTCTGATCTGTTGCGGGCGGCCGGTGTAACTCCGGGAGAAATAGCCGGAGATGATGATGAAGGCCGGCATGTGGAACGAGTAGACGACCATGTAGAGCGCCTTGGTCGCCCGGCTGCCCTCCATGACCGGTTCCCAGGCGTGGCCGATGGCCACCAGCACGATGGCCAGGTACTTCGCGTTGTCGAAGAACGCGTCCCGCTTCGTGGAGGCGCCGGTCGTGGGGGGTGCCGGCCTGGTGGAGTCCTGCGGAGTCGATACGGGGATTTCGGCCACCATGGCCGATGCGGTCGATGCCGTGTGGGGGACGGGGTCCGACTCCCGCGTGTGGGGGAGCGGGGCCCTCTCATATCCATGGGGAGCAGGGGACATCTGATTGAGCTTAGCGTCGCCGGATGTGCTGAGTAAAACCTCCCGGAAAACTGGGGTGTTCGACACGGAAAGAGTCTCCCACCGGTAGATATGCCCCCGTTAATCCCTCTTAAATGGTGCATATCATCAGGGTCTGCCGTCCGGGGTGACGCCGTGTGAATTCCGGCGGTGAACTCTTCGGACCGCGCGGTGAATCGGCTGTGTGAGAAGTGTGCGGACAACCGAATGATCAGGCCGAATTCCCGTCGGTGAATACCGTTCCGGGTGGGTCGCGCCGGTCGTGCGCCCCCGGCGCCGCGCCGGGGCGATTGGCGTGATCCCTACGTCGATGATTCGTCACGGACCCCCACCGGGGCGGAGGTTGGTGGCACCATGGGAGGGCGCGGGGACGATCGAGGCCGTGACCTCCCGCGGCCGGGCAGGACCGACCGACCGAGGGTGTGATCAGTTGTGGCCATTTCACTGTCTGTGGTGGTGCTGTTGGCGGTCGTCCTCGTGGTGCTGATCCGAGGCGGCTCACTCAAGGGCGGGCCGGCGGTGGTCGCGATCCTCTTCGGCTTCTTCCTCGCGTCCACGGACATCGCCCCGTCCGTCAACCGCTTCATGAACTCGCTGGCGGAGATGGTCAACCAGATCGACTTCTAGCGCCCGGAGCCGGAGCCCGGAGCCGGAGCCCGCAGTCCCCAGTCCGAGGCCCGGACGCGGAACGGTCCGGGACACGGGCGCGGACCGACTCAGGGCCGGACCGGGAATCTCCACCGGTCCGGCCCTGAGTCGTACAGGTCCTACAGAGCGGGCGACGGGAATCGAACCCGCGTAGCTAGTTTGGAAGACTAGGGCTCTACCATTGAGCTACGCCCGCATGCGCCGCAGGTCGCCTGGACCGCGACGGCAGGACACATCCTAGCGGGTCGCGGCCGTCCGCCGCACATCACCTCCGGGCCACCGACCCACCTGTGAAAAGGTCCGTCGCCGCGCCCGCGGGCATGTACCCTACGTGTCGCACCGACGGGGTGTGGCGCAGCTTGGTAGCGCGTCCGCTTTGGGAGCGGAAGGTCGTCGGTTCGAATCCGGCCACCCCGACCATTCGCAGGCCTCTGCCTGTTCCTGATCGCGTTGTGGGCCCCCTCTTGCTTGCGGCTACTATGCAAGCTGCGTGCCCGTGTGTCTGAAGAGACGGTGAAGACCGGGCCGAATCCGCTGGTCCGCCGGAGTCCCGGCGTGACCGGCAGAACCCCAGAATCAGCCACCAAGGAGACCGAACCGTGAAGAGCGCCGTGGAGACCCTGAACCCGACCCGGGTTCGGCTCACTGTCGAGGTGCCCTTCGAGGAGCTCAAGGACAGCCTCGACGCGGCGTACAAGAAGATCAACGAGCAGGTCACGGTGAAGGGCTTCCGCAAGGGCAAGATCCCCGCCCGCGTCATCGACCAGCGGTTCGGCCGTGGAGCGGTGCTGGAGGAGGCCGTCAACGACGCGCTCCCCAGGTTCTACACGGAGGCCGTCAACGAGGGTGAGCTCAATGTCCTCGGGCAGCCCGAGGTCGACATCAAGGAGCTGAAGGACGGCGAACTGCTGTCCTTCACCGCCGAGGTGGACATCCGCCCGGTCATCGAGATCCCGGACTACTCCGGCATCGAGGTCACCGTCGACGCGGTCGACGTGTCCGACGAGGACATCGACAAGGCCGTCGAGGACCTCCGTGAGCGCTTCGCCTCGACCACGCCCGTGGAGCGCGCCGCCGCCGACGGCGACGTCGTGACGATCGACCTGGAGGCCAAGGTCGACGGCGAGGTCCTGCCCGACGGCGTCGCGAGCGACGTGCAGTACACCATCGGTTCCGGCGAGCTGCTCGACGGCATCGACGAGGCCGTGACCGGCCTGGAGGCCGGCGGCGAGGCCACCTTCACCTCGCAGCTCAAGGGCGGCGCGGCCGAGGGCAAGGACGCCGAGGTCACCGTCAAGGTCACCCAGGTCGCCGCGCGCGAGCTGCCCGGCCTGGACGACGAGTTCGCGCAGATGGCGAGCGAGTTCGACACCCTGGAGGAGCTGCGCGCGGACAGCCGCAAGCGCCTCGGCGACCGCAAGCAGTACGACCAGGCCACCCAGGCCCAGGAGCGGGTCCTCGACGCGCTGCTGGAGCTGGCGGAGGTC
Above is a window of Streptomyces sp. NBC_01498 DNA encoding:
- a CDS encoding cation:proton antiporter; its protein translation is MGGAFLAAAFLARLGSRIELPTIPLFILAGILLGPHTPGIVLLSDPHDLEMLSALGLVLLLFYLGLEFHLDDLKAGGRKMAVAGGAYLALNVGAGLGFGFALGWGTSEALVLAGVLGISSSAIVTKILVDLGRIGNPETRPVLGIIVVEDIFLALYLAALQPILSGADSLAAALADGGKAFGFLLLLALAARFGTKTVGRLIGTKDDELLVISFLGAAVFMAGVAEWFGVADAIGAFMVGLMLGGTTSGDRIRTLVHPLRDAFGAIFFFAFGLSINPGDLPTVLWPVLAAVTVTLTMNVVAGLVAARVYRFGPGPAANIATTLVARGEFALILATMAAGAALDERLAPFIAGYVLILAVLGPLAAAKSSWLARILPGGRRGGTPPAGSEPVPAEVSNA
- the tig gene encoding trigger factor, coding for MKSAVETLNPTRVRLTVEVPFEELKDSLDAAYKKINEQVTVKGFRKGKIPARVIDQRFGRGAVLEEAVNDALPRFYTEAVNEGELNVLGQPEVDIKELKDGELLSFTAEVDIRPVIEIPDYSGIEVTVDAVDVSDEDIDKAVEDLRERFASTTPVERAAADGDVVTIDLEAKVDGEVLPDGVASDVQYTIGSGELLDGIDEAVTGLEAGGEATFTSQLKGGAAEGKDAEVTVKVTQVAARELPGLDDEFAQMASEFDTLEELRADSRKRLGDRKQYDQATQAQERVLDALLELAEVPIPEKLLEDEIRTRKHNLEHHQLGQMGLDLPKYLEIQGKTEEEFDQETKDQAVKGIKTQFILDELVNKEKLNVSQEELTEHLMRRAQSSGMSPDQFAQAVVEGNQVPMLVGEVARGKALAVVVESAKVTDTNGEVVDLSDDEDETDGVDAEAVETAAEPSGSAESAESAESAEDTDKAGKADAKNEG
- a CDS encoding polypeptide N-acetylgalactosaminyltransferase 2; its protein translation is MTKTALRLLLPALLALASLVLPSSAAAADGTRSAAGPTAGVMCLSSDYPRTRIINVEGCNPSDSRQRWTVGGGLISQSAHPGMCLRSDYPRTRIINVEGCDSSNGTMLWTVGGGLISQSAHPGMCLRSDYPRTRIVNVEGCNSSNAAMNWTVLGEQISLTFV
- a CDS encoding HD domain-containing protein yields the protein MTRLSLADVESIAREAHEGRTDKAGRPYAEHLRAVADGVRERGGSDEQIAAAWLHDSVEDGALSRGWLDAAELPPTVKDMVLAVTKVPGESTVAYTRRILATPGALLVKEADLAHNADPGRLAVLDEATRTRLTGKYAEVRRLLGLSR
- a CDS encoding acyltransferase family protein, which translates into the protein MSPAPHGYERAPLPHTRESDPVPHTASTASAMVAEIPVSTPQDSTRPAPPTTGASTKRDAFFDNAKYLAIVLVAIGHAWEPVMEGSRATKALYMVVYSFHMPAFIIISGYFSRSYTGRPQQIRRLLTGIAVPYIVFEVAYSLFKRATNDPSHPISLLDPWYLTWFLAALFVWRLTTPIWLSLRHPLPVALGIAALASFTPNIGEDLNLQRMLQFLPLFVLGLLLKPEHFQLVRRREVRLLALPVFAGALAFAYWAAARMQNAWFYHNSAAQDQGAPWWVGVVMTFALFGCSVVLTAAFLAWVPRRRMWFTVLGAGTICGYLLHGFLVKGAVYSGIFDTNAWLDEPAGKVFLTLLAGVAMTLLCTPPVRRVLRFATEPEMAWAFRREPGSRAGARRSAGKTE